A part of Arachis hypogaea cultivar Tifrunner chromosome 12, arahy.Tifrunner.gnm2.J5K5, whole genome shotgun sequence genomic DNA contains:
- the LOC112726901 gene encoding FCS-Like Zinc finger 8, producing MLLRNRRSRAMNKPNLISDHHHNHQNNSQSPKTNHDAKTTTIPSLLCSLPKLRDFTMKCLSGIEALPSPTSILDTKTVLSPLRDNIPFSYENNISPRILHSSNNKNKTMNYSKEGIGLALVGTLKDDDPIHHHHHHHENSGNNNNNNNNILFGTQLRVKTNNNNNNNSNKGCCSYSCCCCSSSSESSFVMMNLSEMELSEEYTCVTTHNGPNPRKTHIFVDNCIVETYYSSPSSSSSTIASFNNFLSFCYTCKKHLEHTKDIFIYRGDKAFCCEECRHKEMVLDGAAENL from the exons ATGCTACTAAGGAACAGAAGATCAAGGGCTATGAACAAGCCAAACTTAATTTCtgatcatcatcataatcatcaaaataattctcaatcacCAAAAACAAATCATGATGCAAAAACAACCACAATTCCATCTCTACTTTGTTCCCTACCAAAATTGAGAGATTTCACTATGAAATGTCTCTCAGGAATTGAAGCCTTACCAAGCCCAACATCAATTCTTGATACAAAAACAGTACTCTCCCCACTTAGGGATAATATTCCATTCTCATATGAGAATAACATATCCCCAAGAATATTGCACTCTtccaacaacaagaacaagactATGAACTATTCAAAAGAAGGAATTGGTCTTGCTCTTGTTGGAACCCTCAAAGATGATGATccaattcatcatcatcatcatcatcatgagaatagtggaaacaacaacaacaacaataataatatccTCTTTGGAACTCAGCTTAGAGTgaaaaccaataataataataataataatagtaataagggTTGTTGTTCttattcttgttgttgttgttcttcttcttcagaaTCATCATTTGTTATGATGAATTTGAGTGAGATGGAGCTTAGTGAGGAATACACATGTGTGACAACACATAATGGTCCTAATCCAAGAAAGACTcatatatttgttgataattgCATTGTGGAAACCTActactcttctccttcttcttcatcatcaacaaTAGCTTCATTCAATAATTTTCTCAGCTTTTGTTACACTTGCAAGAAGCATcttgaacacacaaaagacaTCTTCATTTACAG agGGGACAAAGCCTTCTGCTGCGAAGAATGCCGCCACAAAGAGATGGTGTTAGATGGTGCAGcagaaaatttataa
- the LOC112729707 gene encoding uncharacterized protein, producing the protein MRDFGNWIQDMNLVDLPLQDRKFTWRRGSQANRLDRICVDPQWLQKFPESRIDVLKYSMSNHVPLCLMADRLQWGLKPFCSLDIWFSSPKFLPMLGEEWRALGELPMHEKLKLIKKNISKWNKKVFGNIDDKIRRLESEIAKVEVLLEGNIKAEINLSRKKVLVGLLDIWYKQKGEYWKQMSREKYIKEVDKNTRYFHTMATIRSRKKQIREIKIGNRHFKDPRRIKNEVRKFFKNLYHQDRMPVIRVQEGLVARLSEEQAMQLELIPSYIKVKEAVWSCSSTKAPGPDGFNMFFAKNSWEIIGMEFTESILDFFRMEFLHRNLNMT; encoded by the coding sequence ATGAGGGATTTTGGCAACTGGATTCAAGATATGAACCTAGTTGACCTTCCTCTCCAAGACAGAAAATTTACTTGGAGGAGGGGAAGCCAGGCCAATAGGCTTGATAGGATTTGTGTGGATCCTCAATGGCTACAAAAGTTTCCAGAATCAAGAATTGATGTGTTAAAATATTCTATGTCAAACCATGTACCTTTATGCTTGATGGCAGATAGATTGCAATGGGGTCTAAAACCTTTTTGCTCTCTTGACATTTGGTTCTCTAGTCCAAAATTTTTACCAATGTTGGGAGAGGAATGGAGGGCCTTAGGAGAGTTACCGATGCATGAGAAATTAAAGCTAATAAAGAAGAACATTTCAAAATGGAACAAAAAGGTATTTGGCAACATTGATGATAAAATTAGGAGGTTAGAAAGTGAAATTGCCAAAGTGGAAGTCCTCTTAGAAGGAAACATTAAGGCAGAAATAAATTTGAGTAGAAAGAAGGTGTTGGTAGGCCTGCTGGATATATGGTATAAACAGAAAGGAGAGTATTGGAAGCAAATGTCAAGGGAGAAATACATCAAGGAGGTAGACAAAAATACAAGATATTTTCATACCATGGCAACAATCAGAAGCAGAAAGAAGCAAATAAGGGAAATCAAAATCGGCAACAGACATTTCAAAGATCCGAGAAGGATTAAGAATGAAGTAagaaaattcttcaaaaatctcTATCACCAGGATAGGATGCCGGTTATAAGGGTACAAGAGGGATTGGTTGCAAGATTATCTGAGGAGCAAGCAATGCAACTTGAGTTGATACCATCCTATATTAAAGTAAAAGAAGCTGTTTGGTCGTGTAGTTCTACCAAAGCACCCGGCCCTGACGGATTCAACATGTTCTTTGCGAAAAATTCTTGGGAGATCATTGGGATGGAGTTCACGGAATCAATTTTGGACTTCTTCAGAATGGAATTTCTACATAGGAACTTAAACATGACATAG